CAGCACCAAGACTACCTGCGCGCCTGCCAAAACATCGAAACCGGCTCCTCTCACCCCATCTTCTTCACCGCGGCCGACATCGCCCGCGGGCCGAATGGGCGGATGTGGGTCATCAACGACCGCACCCAATCCCCCTCCGGAAGTGGCTACGCCCTCGAAAATCGGGAAATCACCACCCGCGTCATGCCCGGCCTCTTTCACCGCTGCCGCATCCGCCGCTTGGCTGGCTTCTACCGCGCCATCAAACAGGGACTCTCCTCCCTCAGCCCACGGGACGAAGCCCGCACCGTCCTCCTGACTCCGGGGCCCTTCAACGAAACCTACTTCGAGCACGCCTACCTCGCCTCCTACCTCGGCTACACCCTCGTCCAAGGCCAGGACCTCACCATGCGGGATGGGAAAGTCTGGATCCAGACACTCGAAGGTTTGGAACAAGTCGACGTCATCCTCCGCCGGGTCGATGCCCCATTCTGCGATCCCTTGGAATTCCTCCCTGACTCCCAGCTCGGCGTCCCTGGGCTATTGGAAGCGGTCCGCGCGGGCCAAGTCGCCATCGCCAACCCCCTCGGGGCCGGCCTCCTGGAAAATCCCGCCCTCATGGCCTTCCTCCCCGGCATCTGCCAACGCCTGCGCGGGGAAGAACTCATCCTCCCCTCGGCCGCCACCTGGTGGTGTGGACAGAAAAAAGAGTGCCACTACGTCCTCGAAAACCTGGAGCGCCTCGTCATCAAAACCATCCACCGCTCGCCCAACTACGGGACCGTCTTTGGGGAACAGCTCTCCGCCTCCCAGCGCAGCGACCTGCGGGCCCGCATCGAAGCCAAGCCCTGGCTCTACCTCGGGCAAGAACACGTCAGCTTCTCGACCGCCCCCTCCCTCGTGGGGAACCAACTTCAACCCCGACACACCGTCGTGCGGACCTACGTCGGGAGCGATGGCCAGAACTACCGCGTCATGCCGGGCGGGCTCAGCCGCAGCGCCCCGCAGGAAGGACACTACTTCGTCTCCGGCCAATCTGGGGGCATCTCTAAAGACACCTGGGTCGTCGGCGATGGCACCGAGCCCTACGTCTCCCTCTGGTCGAGCGGGCGGGACGGCGCCGTGCTGGCACAGCAACGCAAGCTGCCCAGCCGAGCCGGGGAAAACCTCTTCTGGACCGGCCGCTACGCCGAGCGGACGGAAGGTACCGTCCGACTCCTCCGAGTCATCCTAGGCACCTGGGCCGAAGAACTCCACACCGGCGCGGAGCAAATCAGCCCCTCCTTGCGACTCCTCCTACAAGCCGCCTTCAAAGTCCTCGTCTCCCCGCCCCAGCGAGCCCTCTCACCGGAAACCAAGCTCGACCAAGCGGCCGCCGAAATCCGCTCCCTCCTGGTGGACCAGCATCGCAGCGGCTCCCTCAGCGGGAAACTGAGCGGCTTCAGCCTGGCCGCCTACGCCGTGCGTGATCTCTGGTCGGCTGAAAGTTG
This genomic stretch from Verrucomicrobiota bacterium harbors:
- a CDS encoding circularly permuted type 2 ATP-grasp protein, coding for MSPLSQSQSQSLTPGAPLASDYHRLFSANDEMLATDGSILPGWEELLRHFSHLDPTSMERLRTETERMIRENGVTYSVHGDPSGRNRPWTLDPMPLLITQSDWAIVETGLIQRSELLAEILRDLYGSQRLIAEGLLPMEIVYQHQDYLRACQNIETGSSHPIFFTAADIARGPNGRMWVINDRTQSPSGSGYALENREITTRVMPGLFHRCRIRRLAGFYRAIKQGLSSLSPRDEARTVLLTPGPFNETYFEHAYLASYLGYTLVQGQDLTMRDGKVWIQTLEGLEQVDVILRRVDAPFCDPLEFLPDSQLGVPGLLEAVRAGQVAIANPLGAGLLENPALMAFLPGICQRLRGEELILPSAATWWCGQKKECHYVLENLERLVIKTIHRSPNYGTVFGEQLSASQRSDLRARIEAKPWLYLGQEHVSFSTAPSLVGNQLQPRHTVVRTYVGSDGQNYRVMPGGLSRSAPQEGHYFVSGQSGGISKDTWVVGDGTEPYVSLWSSGRDGAVLAQQRKLPSRAGENLFWTGRYAERTEGTVRLLRVILGTWAEELHTGAEQISPSLRLLLQAAFKVLVSPPQRALSPETKLDQAAAEIRSLLVDQHRSGSLSGKLSGFSLAAYAVRDLWSAESWRTIDEATEHWKMVEGDTSYDLLHYPPDLARLLTLLNAFTGLNLENMTREAGWCLLDIGRRIERSQMLISLLRSTLVKKETESVNYHIREAVLRFSDSMATHRRRYLTQPTASSMIELLLLATDNPRSLLYQIQRLQRHLGALPRPASERLSQEECLALDAETRLQLCDVNELSASRDGRREALDDLLKELGKRLEKISSVIHSTYFRHARTQTVTG